A single region of the Bacteroidota bacterium genome encodes:
- the fdhD gene encoding formate dehydrogenase accessory sulfurtransferase FdhD, with protein MATTTTVHIQKLSGNEYVAADDMLAQEEPLEIRILYGPDRTTKSISVTMRTPGNDPELSTGFLYTEGIITNYNQVEKAYNTLVDENIVCVELKPEVELKLSSLERNFYTTSSCGVCGKSSIDAIKTNCRIELTNTINKPIDPEVIYKLPTTLRQQQDIFESTGGLHASALFDLEGNTIVLREDVGRHNALDKLIGYCLKENLLPLENYILLLSGRASFELIQKAMMAGIRVVAAIGAPSSLAVDLAKESGMTLVGFLRDNRMNIYCGSERISAVNL; from the coding sequence ATGGCTACCACTACAACTGTTCACATACAAAAATTATCGGGCAATGAATATGTTGCGGCAGATGATATGCTTGCCCAAGAAGAACCCTTGGAAATACGCATATTGTATGGCCCCGACAGAACTACCAAAAGTATATCTGTTACGATGCGAACACCCGGAAACGACCCAGAACTTTCTACAGGCTTTTTATATACTGAAGGTATTATCACCAACTATAATCAAGTAGAAAAAGCCTATAATACTTTGGTAGATGAGAATATCGTTTGCGTAGAACTCAAACCTGAAGTGGAATTAAAATTATCTTCATTAGAACGAAATTTTTATACAACTTCTAGTTGTGGCGTATGTGGTAAATCCAGTATCGATGCTATTAAAACCAATTGCCGAATAGAATTAACAAATACGATTAATAAACCAATTGACCCAGAGGTAATATATAAACTTCCCACCACTTTACGCCAGCAACAAGATATATTTGAAAGTACAGGTGGCTTGCATGCTTCTGCTTTATTCGACCTAGAAGGAAATACGATAGTATTAAGAGAAGATGTGGGAAGACATAACGCATTGGATAAATTAATAGGTTATTGTTTAAAAGAAAATCTATTACCGCTGGAAAACTATATATTATTATTAAGTGGCCGTGCGAGTTTCGAATTGATACAAAAAGCCATGATGGCGGGCATTAGAGTAGTTGCTGCCATTGGTGCTCCAAGCAGTTTGGCTGTTGACCTAGCCAAAGAGTCAGGAATGACCTTAGTAGGCTTTTTGCGAGATAATAGAATGAATATATATTGCGGAAGTGAAAGGA
- a CDS encoding NTP transferase domain-containing protein, which translates to MNGLVICGGQSSRMGNDKSMLDYHGLPQRYYIYNLLKQFCDKVYISCNKNQEENIAEGFNYLVDEQEDIGPMAAILKAFKEHEKSWLVIGCDYPFFQKDELSLLIENRDAYCMATTYYNNDFNIPEPLLGIYEVSCKEILLKEFEKGNYSLKHFLLSYNTHYISPQNIQIIQSVDTKLEYEEALKKLK; encoded by the coding sequence ATGAATGGCCTAGTGATATGTGGCGGACAAAGCAGCAGAATGGGCAACGACAAAAGCATGCTCGATTACCATGGTTTGCCGCAGCGTTATTATATATATAATTTATTAAAACAATTTTGCGACAAGGTATATATATCTTGTAATAAAAATCAAGAAGAAAATATAGCTGAAGGTTTTAACTACCTGGTAGATGAACAAGAGGATATTGGCCCAATGGCGGCAATACTCAAGGCTTTTAAAGAACATGAAAAGAGTTGGTTGGTAATAGGTTGCGATTATCCATTTTTTCAAAAAGATGAACTATCTTTGCTCATAGAAAATAGAGATGCGTATTGCATGGCTACTACCTATTATAATAATGATTTTAATATTCCAGAGCCGCTATTAGGTATCTATGAAGTATCTTGCAAAGAAATATTATTAAAAGAATTCGAAAAAGGAAATTATAGTTTGAAACATTTTTTATTATCATATAATACTCATTATATTTCGCCACAAAATATACAAATTATACAAAGCGTGGATACAAAATTGGAATATGAAGAAGCATTAAAGAAGCTTAAATGA